One Hyphomicrobium sp. CS1GBMeth3 DNA window includes the following coding sequences:
- a CDS encoding cyclic nucleotide-binding domain-containing protein, whose product MAASESRQSDRSLSGIAIFASLPAPTLRSIEGRCSWRTYDPKQVIVEYLKESDDVFFVVEGRARVLLYSQAGHVVSFRDLTPGDTFGELAAIDRGPRSASVEAQTDCLVAALPAAVFRELLSTEPSVAQAVLRQQAGTIRRLTSRVHEFSAAVMSITGRKIYSEMQTLRSEDAYPDEEIKAYLLDKSFPASAEEMTLRLSNVTAAFYGLMLKNVGEQFGWGEVDKLSRRVFRELGRLKTREAIETGIALPNDCRALAVVFITAVHSASPEYNFHVLEYLPEDTVVHVFGVSRYDRIAKRLDIEQHLTWPELTPFFEGIAEESGVKCKVATDLKELGDAGRYDCTYRFTAA is encoded by the coding sequence ATGGCAGCCTCGGAATCCAGACAGTCGGACCGATCCCTTTCAGGGATTGCCATCTTTGCAAGTCTTCCGGCACCTACCCTGCGATCAATTGAAGGCCGTTGCTCCTGGCGAACCTACGATCCTAAGCAGGTGATAGTCGAATACCTCAAGGAGTCAGACGACGTTTTTTTCGTCGTTGAAGGGCGTGCGCGCGTCCTTCTCTACTCGCAAGCCGGTCACGTGGTGAGCTTTCGCGATTTGACACCAGGAGACACGTTCGGCGAGCTTGCGGCGATCGATCGGGGTCCGAGATCAGCCAGCGTCGAGGCGCAAACAGATTGCCTGGTCGCGGCGCTTCCAGCCGCAGTTTTTCGTGAGCTTCTAAGCACCGAGCCCTCAGTCGCACAGGCCGTGCTGCGCCAGCAGGCCGGCACAATCCGGCGTCTCACATCGCGTGTCCATGAGTTCAGCGCCGCCGTGATGTCCATCACAGGACGCAAGATCTACAGTGAGATGCAGACCCTCCGCTCCGAGGACGCGTATCCTGATGAGGAGATCAAGGCCTATCTCTTGGACAAGTCGTTTCCCGCCAGCGCCGAGGAGATGACCCTTCGGCTATCGAACGTTACTGCGGCGTTCTATGGACTGATGCTGAAGAATGTCGGTGAGCAGTTCGGCTGGGGTGAGGTTGACAAGCTTTCCAGGCGCGTTTTCCGCGAGCTGGGCCGGCTCAAGACGCGGGAAGCGATCGAGACCGGAATCGCTCTTCCCAACGATTGCCGCGCCCTAGCCGTCGTGTTCATCACTGCGGTGCATTCGGCGTCGCCAGAGTACAATTTTCATGTCCTCGAGTACCTGCCGGAGGACACTGTGGTCCACGTTTTTGGTGTCTCGCGTTATGACCGGATCGCTAAGAGGCTCGACATCGAGCAGCACCTGACCTGGCCAGAGCTCACGCCTTTTTTCGAGGGGATCGCCGAGGAGTCGGGCGTCAAGTGCAAGGTGGCAACTGACCTCAAGGAGCTTGGTGACGCTGGCCGGTACGACTGCACGTACCGCTTTACCGCCGCCTGA